The region ATTGAAtaactttttgtatttttgaattaatttttgatattcaaCTTGTTTTATGGTAATTAAGGCTTAGTACCATTCTAGTTATTTTTAGCTCAAAATTTGAGATTGTATTTGTTTGATAGTACTATATATCATTTCCATTTTCAATATTAAGCAATTATTAATTAGTCATGCAAGAAAGGATATGTGCCTCTATGTGATAGTCCAACTTGTATGTCACTAAGGAAAAAGTTGTTATGCTTTAtcttaaacatataaaaagaaaataaactaaaagtaatTGGATTTTCTAGCTTTTTACCGTTTAAATTCATAGCCCCATGAGAGTTAAGTGGGCAGGATTCCTGGCTAGAATTAAGAATCAATTTCCTATAACATGTCATGATCTTTACAACcccaaataataattataaataaataaaataaatataatggacaaaaagaattaaaatggaAAGAAGAAAGGTTCCCTTGAAACAGGAACTGTTTTTGTACATTGCTAATTCAAGTATCTAAACACATTAAACCAAggctaaaaaacaaaattaaaattaaaaattaaacaaaagaaaataaataacattGAAACATGAGTTAACCTAAAAAGGTATTATCCTTAAACATTTCTCCCATAATTAAGACCACAAAAAACACTTCTTCTTTTTCTGATCAATTCTTGTTGATCCATTGCTTATGACCAGGAACCCATTTAGGACACTTAGGACTAAAATAACTAGACACAACCCTTGAGTTCAAAAGCTCAACAATAGGTGCAAATTTCACACATCTTGGTGTTTTGTACTGATTTATTGAAGCACCTAAGCTGATAGCATAATCCATTAGCTTATCGAAAGTACCCGCCTCGACGATCTTCATCTCGAGTGGCCCGATCGACTTATCGGAGGCACGGCCTTGTCGATACACACTGTTGAGTGACTCTTCAATTGTGAAGCAACAATCCTCAAAAATTGATGGAGGAATTGGGGTTGAACCATTAAGGGTAAGTTCCCAAAAGAGGACATAGTGGCCTGGGATACTAGTTGTGTCTGCATAGCTTGTGTACTCAGCTAATGTAGCATCAAATGGGACCAGATGGTTCAATGCATTTTTAACTGCAGTTTGTAGCTCAACTTCATCTGTTTTGTCTGAATCAATGCTTAACACTACATTTTTTCTGCATATAAAGTTGAATTGTGGTGCCTTGTTCTTGAATCCAGCCACTCTTAGCACATCACCCACTCTGTACCGATAAAGTCCTGAAAAATGTAACCAAATTAATCATTAGTCACACTATTGTAACCTATATAGCACCGAAACgaaaaaaatctgaaaaaacAACCAAAACGGAAAATAGTAAACCAAAGTTTTCTACAAGAATAGaactataaatataaagtttaagaGTTTTAAAAGCGTTTTTATTTCCCTCGAGAAGGAAAGCTCAAGTAGAAGCACGGATCAATGTTTCCCGTTTTGGAAACGTCTCAGAAACTTGGCGTTTGGacacaaaacttcatttttaacataaaaaacttaaaaataacaCCGTTTCTCCGAGCTCGTTTCCCTCTATCCGCTTCCATGCTACATATCCAATATCCAATCAAtgaaaatgaattaaattatttaaaattcaaagatAGAAACTTACCAGCATAAGTAGTAACAACAAGCTCATATTCATGACCAAGCTTGACATCAGCAAGATCAACCAATTGTTGCTGTTCTTTTTCATTCAGTGATTTATTGGAATTGGTGACTCTATGAACAGGCAAGAACTCAAAATAGGCCATAGTAGGAATAAGGGTATAAGAGACTTCACTTGGTTTACAAAGAGGGTTCAGATTGACTCCAAAGTAGCACTCAGAAGATGCATACATAGTACACACTAAAGGCAACCCATTGCTATAGTAATCAAGAGTTGGGATATACTGAGACATGGTCCCAGTCACAATCACATCAATATACTTTGTATTAGGCCAGATTCTTGTTATAATCCCCCTCCAAGAGTCTTGCCTACATTCACCCTCAATATAATCCGCAAGTTCCTGATCCGGTTTCAGAATTTTCGCCACGGCTTCACGGACCGAAAGATCCGTAATTTGCGAGTTAACCGTTCCGGTTCGGATATCGTTACAAAGAAGCTGCCAATGTTTTTCAAGAAACCGGATAGCGCGAATGAAGCCGGAGGCGAAAACCGCCCCGACTCGGAGCACTTCATTGCGTTGGCAGAGGCCACAGAGCATTTGGGAGTACATAGATTGGTAGGAATCAGGGCAAAGAATGGTTTGGTTTGGGCTAGTGTAGTTAGTGTAAGGGTCAAAAGGGCGGTCCTTGAAATGGGAACTTTTGTAGTAGCTAGTGAGGACCGGTCTAGCCAAAAGCCCACCTGGGGTCTTAGCTTCagattttataaacaaaaagtaCATTCCTTTGCCCTTTTCTAAACCAGGAACAAACTGGTTCATCACAGGCATCAACAGGCTATAAAGCAGTGACCTTCTTCCTAGCTCCTCTTCAATGGTTGGCATCAACTTTCTTTCACCACCCGAAGTACCAGAGCTgcaaaaatcaccaaataaaATAAGCCCATTTAgccaaaacataaattaaaacaaCCCATTAAgccaaattaaccaaaacaatttaaaaaaaaaacactcatTAGACCAAAACAAGTGAGAAAATGATAATTTGACGAACCTCGTTAAGAACTCAGAAATGGGGTGAGAGCAAAGAATAGGAGAGGTATCACCATTGGCAATACGGTCAATATGAGGTTGAATATCCTCATAAGTAATAACGGGCATGATTTTCTTGAAAGATTCACGGGTATTACATCCATTAAGGCCATGGTTTTGCAAATACTCAACGTGAGCATTGCGGCTCAAGATTTCCTCAAGAACCTTGTTTTGAACCTCATCAGGGTTCGAGGTCACTTGCTCAATAAACTCGAGAGTTTTCTTGTTTTTCTCAGCAAGATTGTAACTATAAATCTCTTTTGGTGCTTCAGGcatggtgttttttttttggttcttgCACTCTCTTAGTGTATTACTTAAGAgaatttgaaagaaaattagagagagaaagcaagATTGTAGAGAGAGATGGGTTTGCTTGTGTAAGGAAGAAAAGGGATTGGAGTGGGTATTTATAGATCATTTAGCTATGTGCTATCAATTTTTGGGATTGAGAAggtactattattatttttaatgttgggGGTAAATATGTAATTGTGtgtactttttatattttaattttgtgattttgtttGGTCTTTATATAAAAGACCAAATTACATGTTACTTAAGAAAGTAGGCTGGCTTACACTATCTACTCAATGCTAACCGCCCCCTTTGACAATTTCCTCAATGATCTTTTCATGCTTTCATGGAGTAGAATCATATAGCTAGTATTAATCTCATGTATGGAATTTCCAATAAGATTGTGTCGAATTAGAAGACTCTAACATCAATTTGAATATGAAATTGTTTAGTagactaaaaaaatgaaagaaaaaaggTACACGAGAcagattaaataaaaattagtgaattaaaaagagaaatgagatgattataaaaatttataatactaaaacgtatcaagataaaaaaaattactgacTAGAAAAACAACCGCCCATTATCTTTTTATTGATTTCACCTTTGAATTGTCAAATGTAATACCGgcagtaaaaaaaattgtttcctCACCCGATTCTCATCTCATCAAACTTACTATTGCCTACTACCAAATGAAACTTTTtcatctttatattttttaagcCACTTTGATCTGCAGTAGTCTTGTTTCTTCTTTCGAtgttttccgttttcaatttctgcattttgttgtttttatatttGTCTGTTGTTTTACATCTCCTTCGATGGAGTTCATACTTTTCCTTGTAGAAGTTTTATTGTCCTTAATGAGATGTTCATGTGTGCATCTTCTTAAGCGATATCTAAGTTATTCATGGTACAAATTGAGCAAATCGGATTTAAATTGTCATAAATGTAAGTTATGTTcttaatcaaatatttttaaaaagaatttaatgtCTAATTGACGATCAATTGTTTATAGAAGTCATTATGATACATGGTCAACAATTTGCAATTTTCGATTTGATGGTGCTACCAACGGAATATCATCCGTGCAAAGAGAATTACAGCCTTTGATTGTTTGTTTGACTGTTAATGTATTTACACACAAGCTATTTGTTTGAgtctgtaatatttttttagtgctgtaataaaattctatatttcttctaaaaaaattgtcaaatgtaatcaatattttattatgtatattgtaaagaaaaattccaaaaattaaACCCTTAAATCATGATTTTAAGGAcatttgttaaaatataaatctacTTGATTTAACTGGTGCTATTAGGTATTTCTTTCAGTTGATAGCTAATACTTAAtaggttattttattatttttagtattttaaattatagtccatcctttatttttaactactaattctaaaattaaaaaacatatttcAATATAATGAAAATATCATTTCTAATATCAATGCAATATATATCAATAAGATGACTAATTATTAGTATACTGCGTTTATCAAAACGGCCTATCATTTTAAAACGAGaaagcaaataaaataaaattttatttaataaaaattattctaattatattttacaatagaaatttttaaatttaattttttttgagtcaaataatttttcaataattaaatataataaatagtttaCTCACTAGCTAAATGCTAAAAGTCAAATAACTTTTTTGGGAATTAAAATATTCACAAAATATAACTAATAATGTTATAAATTTGTATCATTtctacatttaaatttaaattttagttgaaCTATAATATAAAAAGTCCATAATTCGTTATATTAATGTATAATTGAGTGTTAAATCATGGGAGCATCAATATTTTGACTTTTAATGTCTAAGTTACTACTAATCTAAATCATTTTAAAACTCTATTATGTAAATTGAAGTAGTGAGCTTTACCGTACAAGAAAACCGGTAACCGTCCAAGAAAATACTCTAACAAGCTGCCCAATAGGACTTGAGATCCACATAATTAACCGGCATTATCCGGTTTCCGACAATAATTTCTACCGGCAATGTCCGGTGAAACCGCAGTAATTTGTCAGGTTGAATATGTACTGCGGCTGTCTCACAAACTACCGGCAGACTTTGTTGAAAGATTACTTGCATTTCCCGGTAACAGAAAACGGCGTTCAGTTTTCATTTTACCGCGATATATTGAGTCCGAATCAAGAGATAAGAGATGATATATTGAGTTTGCGTATTTATTTATGTACGGTAAATAATTGGGAGTTTTCTTGTTTAAGTAAAGGACTTGCCAGCTGTCTGCCTAACTTTATAGACTGACACGTGTACAAATAAGAGTTTAGTGCCTTCACGTAGTAGTGTgtgttttgacaaaaaaattacttaGATAGTGGTTTCATTTGAATTTAATTCTTCCAAAAATACTTTATCTCCTttacttattttattaaaactttatttttaaaattttttatttttatttttattttaatcataaaaatttgtttaaattagagtagagattaatttaatatattattataatttacatttttatcataaaaaaatttaaacattagtaatataaataatatatataaatttttttcactcattaaaactgaaattaataaataaataaaatcgaTGATTTTAAAAGGTAAGGGCACAtataaaaaatcgaaaaaaaattaattttttttcatgtttaaGCATTTCATTAAATATGTGTATAACTGTGTATTGGATTAGGCTGAATTCAAAATCATGAATGTTTTtcagtttcaaatttttatcattcataaatttatttttttgacagtTACGTGTTTAATTTAATAGAATTAATACTTTTCAAAaaagaagtttgatttttggaatttttgaacaccaatttaaatgatataaatatgtttgctttagatcattttttttaaaatgtttaaaagaaaacaaataaacttttgaaagtgtaaaaaattatttaaaaataattaattcaattaaatttgattaatctAGTCATTGATTATCCAAAGAGTTTAAACTTTAGTAATTCATCAGAATTTACATCTTTGCACACTATGTGAAATGTACTAACTCCTgaaacaattttatttaaaagatggTAAAATATAGGGTGTTTTGATAGCAATTATGTGTCTAGTAAATTGAACGGGTCTCACAAATAtttactcttttatttttttatcatagttATATTATATCGAGAATCTATTAAAGTACATCACAGttaatcaaacaaaatcaaGAACATCAAATTAAACCTAATACGTGATCTACttaaatatatatgataaaCAATGTGAAAATTACATAAGAAAAATTGAACGCCGCTAAACATATCGAGAAGGTCCGAAACGCCATATTCGCCCGTAAAATTTTCTTAGATTGCTTCATTTCTAAAAATACTAATCTAGATGAGAAACAAAAACGTGAATTTAAGATTCTTGAGTTTAAAGCTCAAACACacattgtaaaattttaaatgatgaaatgaTCTACATATATATTCAAACTTCAAATAACtgcataaaaatacaccaatacACATAAAGATGAGTTTTATGCGTTTAAAAGCACACCAAAACGCATAAAAACACACCAAAATTGGAAAACTACCCTCATGTTCAATCAAAATCACAAAAGGCTAAAGATTGAAGATGAGCTTTAAGAGAGAACATGTTAATGTAATTATCTTTTCACAAATATTCAATCTCGTCTCGATTTAATCTAGTAATATGAATATATTATTCAAAATTGAGATTTGAATGTTCATAcctcttttttttcaattttgattaaaaaaaggaaaaacaatatTTATCGTGCCTAAATTTGTATGAATATATCATTTTAGTCTCtagattttatattttgtatattaatGTTTTAACATCTTAAGCCATTTTCCAAGCATCGGACAATTAATAGAGCAaaactaaatttcaatttttttgatatgttttgtCACTTTGATCATGTATAGGCAAGTGtattattttcatatactaGCATCATAATTTTTTGCTAATATGACATCCAAATTTAAGTAAATATATGGTTTATTTTCACTTTTGTCCGCACATCGGTgagcaaaaaataattaaaagatcatatttgatatattttaaataagttaaaacactaatttaaaatacaaaaatcatAAACGctaaaataacatatttaaaaaaaatcagacaGTACTTatgtaatttttctaaaacttaCCCATAAGGATTTATAAGTTTCTCAAGTGATAAATGCATGTGGATTAAGGGTAGACAAAAATAGTTGAAAATGGGAAAAAAGTTAACCTCATGGCATTAAAGTATGAACGAAATAAACCCCaaggcgtagatgagttggtaaggcgatcttctagcttaagtgaggtcgcgggttcgaaccgtactcatgtatgcagccgtttaaaacttggggccagagctttgcctcccgcaagggacctacccggctcgagtggggattagtctgaatgtggaaggcttaaaggtgccgtttcatagttggaatccgttcaggacacctcatgatcagataaaaaaaaaaaaagtatgaaaCTAAATTTTGCAATTATCATTTTGTTGGGACTTTTCAGTATATATagaaacaaaatattaattaagaagtaaattgtaaatttgtaatTCTTTATAAGGAGTGAATTTGGCAATAATTTGGAATACTTCGTGTGAACACTTTTAGACAATTCGTTAAAGTTGTGCTGATCAatgcttatatatatatacatgcaTTGCATACATTTCTCTAGCTTATATCTTTCACAACGTAaactaaaaatggaaaagagaaagaaaaaatttaaagttgacATCGGACTTTAGAAGTTACTTGCTAGTGTAGATTtcatttctttaattaattttataggaTAATGTATAAACAAAAGTTCTATTGCAACTTGGAAAAAATAATATTCGCTTGTACCATTAGACTGTATCCGcaaatataattaatacatttgttttttgatttctaattttcATACTTAgataaaaatgagtttttattttatttttagtcatttgtTGGAAATGATTGAATTGTTTAGTAACTAAGGACAAAGATAATGCCTATAAATTTAgagagtttttttaaaatacccatactgtgtataaatattctcaaaaatacggtttgaccagtttgggttgatttttacggtttgacttttaaaagttgcgaaATTACACTTTTTGAGTTAAAAATACggtttcttattttaaaaacccAGTAAGTTTACTATCgggttactaacagtttaccaccagtttacaaacaataaatttactaacggtttactaacagtttactaacggtttttatttataaaaatacggtaaatctcctatcggtttactaacaaaaagtttactatcaatttactaactgtttactaaaagtttacttaaaaatcaaatttactattaaCTTACTTTTTAACCTTATGGTTAATTCATTAAtcatttactatcagtttactaaaaaataagttaatttaccatccgtttactaacagtttattagttttactaaatattatagctaatttattaaatataaagtatagttatatttattaaccgtttactaacagtttactatcgttttaccatcaatttactatcagtttatttatttataaaaaaaccatGCCCTTAATTTAAACCCACAGAACAGAGTATTCATAATAAACCATGCCCTTAATTTAACAATGAATTTAAAAGAGCCAAATTTCCTAGTATATcgatattttaatcaaaaactaaACAGAGGAGAAGAGATTTTATCTCTGGTTCTATTTTCTCATTACTtcgctaaaataaatttataaaacttttagtAAACTACTAATACACCGTTAGTACACTGCATGCCCACTTACTCCCAAAATTATCAACTAcccattttaatcaaaaatccagCACTGAATTCATCAGATCCACCGTTTGTCAGCAAACCACCGCAACCCATCAATTCCAACAAATCCATAAAATCTGGGAAACCCTCAGCCGCCACAACCATCGATTAACAACCCATCAATCGACGATTGTTCCATTTTCATAAGATTGAGCTGTTGTTGTAGATTTAGACATTTAAATCGACAACCCATCACCGCCGCCATCGCCGGCAACCTATGAATCGACAACTCATCGCCGTTGTAGTCGCAAAATCAGAGGGAAAGACTGCTGcgcgaagaagatgaagatcagaagaaagaagaaaaatccaTAGCCATTGTTAAATCCACCGTAAAatcaaaaaggaaaaagtgtAAACTTCAAACACGCTGAACTTCGACCGTATTTCTCAAGCCGGAGATGCTGAACAGTAAAAGTGAGATTATTTTGGGTTTCAACAGTGTATGGTCTAATTTCCTCATAAATTTACATTGAACTTGGAAAATACAAGCCATTTGACCGTCGCATTAGTACCTAACAGTCCATATACAGTTTTAGTTGtttagagttttaaaaaaagaaaataaacacgCAAATTCATTTACTTGCATTACTTAatcactgatttttttttatcacaaaTGGAGgatgaaaaacaaaaacaaaatcaaatatgaatttaattttaatttttttattatatgatcATATCCAAAGGTGTGCATAGTTCGGTTTGGTCTGatttagtaaaatttaaaatcaaatcatattttaagatgaaaaattaaaaccaaactgcACCAATTATTTATACAAGATTTAGATTCAGTGAACCAAATTTTAGTATcggtttcggtttggtttgattaatataagtttagataaaaattacatataatattttaaataatatataatgatttaaactcatatatgtattaatttatatattttatttttatatatgtatatatacgcATATATTAAAGTTCGGTTTTTTGGTCGGTTTGGTTTACTGTTGAAACAGTTTAT is a window of Mercurialis annua linkage group LG2, ddMerAnnu1.2, whole genome shotgun sequence DNA encoding:
- the LOC126669236 gene encoding indole-3-acetic acid-amido synthetase GH3.6, whose translation is MPEAPKEIYSYNLAEKNKKTLEFIEQVTSNPDEVQNKVLEEILSRNAHVEYLQNHGLNGCNTRESFKKIMPVITYEDIQPHIDRIANGDTSPILCSHPISEFLTSSGTSGGERKLMPTIEEELGRRSLLYSLLMPVMNQFVPGLEKGKGMYFLFIKSEAKTPGGLLARPVLTSYYKSSHFKDRPFDPYTNYTSPNQTILCPDSYQSMYSQMLCGLCQRNEVLRVGAVFASGFIRAIRFLEKHWQLLCNDIRTGTVNSQITDLSVREAVAKILKPDQELADYIEGECRQDSWRGIITRIWPNTKYIDVIVTGTMSQYIPTLDYYSNGLPLVCTMYASSECYFGVNLNPLCKPSEVSYTLIPTMAYFEFLPVHRVTNSNKSLNEKEQQQLVDLADVKLGHEYELVVTTYAGLYRYRVGDVLRVAGFKNKAPQFNFICRKNVVLSIDSDKTDEVELQTAVKNALNHLVPFDATLAEYTSYADTTSIPGHYVLFWELTLNGSTPIPPSIFEDCCFTIEESLNSVYRQGRASDKSIGPLEMKIVEAGTFDKLMDYAISLGASINQYKTPRCVKFAPIVELLNSRVVSSYFSPKCPKWVPGHKQWINKN